From Paenibacillus polymyxa, the proteins below share one genomic window:
- a CDS encoding carbohydrate ABC transporter permease, with amino-acid sequence MKTQAAANYPLGVAIRGKLLTRVGYAALYILLIILAVTQLLPLVWLMLFSLKNNQEVFNLPPFAFPSQPHWENYMNVWTSGNIGRYFFNSVWITVISVALTVLLASFVTFAITRMSWKGSQLVLGLFMVGLMIPVHSTLIPLFSMFLKLHLTDTSVSIILSYVAFNLPTTMMILLGFYYALPREVEEAAVMDGCSVNRMFFRIVLPMTTPVMATTSIINMIYNWNEFIFVNTFISSDENKTLTVGVQNFIGQYTTDWGAIGATLMISILPILLVFLIMSDRIVEGIAAGSVKG; translated from the coding sequence ATGAAAACCCAGGCAGCCGCCAACTATCCGCTTGGAGTCGCTATCCGCGGCAAACTGTTAACTCGGGTCGGTTATGCCGCTTTGTATATACTGTTGATCATCTTGGCGGTGACGCAGCTTTTACCACTGGTATGGCTGATGCTTTTCTCGCTTAAAAATAATCAGGAAGTGTTTAACCTTCCACCGTTTGCATTTCCGTCCCAGCCGCATTGGGAAAACTATATGAATGTGTGGACCAGTGGCAATATCGGGCGGTATTTCTTCAATAGTGTATGGATTACGGTCATATCCGTGGCGTTGACCGTGCTGCTCGCAAGCTTTGTTACATTTGCCATTACACGTATGAGCTGGAAAGGAAGTCAGCTGGTCCTCGGGCTCTTTATGGTCGGACTCATGATTCCGGTCCATTCCACCTTGATCCCGCTGTTCAGTATGTTTCTCAAACTGCACTTAACAGACACTTCAGTGTCCATCATCCTGTCGTATGTCGCTTTTAATCTACCGACCACGATGATGATTTTGCTGGGCTTCTATTACGCCCTGCCCCGTGAAGTGGAAGAAGCGGCCGTTATGGACGGCTGCTCTGTCAACCGGATGTTCTTCCGGATTGTGCTGCCCATGACCACCCCCGTCATGGCAACGACGTCTATTATTAACATGATCTACAACTGGAATGAGTTTATTTTCGTCAATACGTTCATCAGCTCCGACGAAAATAAAACACTGACCGTCGGCGTTCAAAACTTTATCGGACAATATACGACCGACTGGGGCGCTATCGGAGCCACGTTGATGATCAGCATTTTGCCCATTTTGCTCGTGTTCCTCATTATGAGTGACCGGATTGTGGAAGGAATCGCAGCCGGGTCGGTTAAGGGGTAA
- a CDS encoding extracellular solute-binding protein — translation MSNKYSVRKRSHRKWVAGLTLLLSFMLVLSGCGVGKDGQGGSSGAGGKVTLKMMHLWPEGSSAQQSKLVTQIIDQYQKDHPNVVIQQEVLENEQYKNKLKVLSASNELPDIGITWAAGFMEPYVKGGLFTPMDDLLQGSKLKDKFVPGTTDAYALDGKTYALPIELNITPIYYNKAIFQKYNLKVPATFDEFKQVVKTLVDHGVAPIALGNKDRWTGSLWYMYLADRIAGSETLKKAIDGSGSFDDPGLIQAASEIQTLVDMNAFNKGFNGLSNDEGKSEFMNDKAAMYLMATWELPNFTTNPEIPQAFKDQIGFFKFPMVAGGKGDENSWVGGPGVGLFVSENSKVKAEAKAFVEYFVEKWGEQSVTQAGVIPATKVDTSKEKLPKLYVDLLNGLNEASNITLFADVQMKPNAAQVHLNMIQALFGKAVTPQQFADQHKAAIEKGN, via the coding sequence GTCCGGTTGTGGTGTTGGTAAGGATGGTCAAGGCGGTTCCAGTGGAGCAGGGGGCAAGGTTACGCTCAAAATGATGCACCTGTGGCCAGAGGGAAGCTCGGCACAGCAAAGCAAGCTTGTAACTCAGATTATAGATCAATACCAAAAGGATCATCCGAATGTCGTCATTCAGCAGGAAGTGCTGGAAAATGAACAATACAAAAACAAACTCAAAGTGCTATCAGCTTCCAATGAATTGCCAGATATCGGTATCACCTGGGCAGCGGGCTTCATGGAGCCTTACGTTAAAGGCGGATTATTTACGCCGATGGATGACCTGCTGCAAGGTTCCAAGCTGAAGGACAAATTCGTACCGGGAACGACCGATGCCTATGCGCTGGATGGCAAAACGTATGCGCTTCCGATCGAATTGAACATAACACCCATTTATTACAACAAAGCCATATTCCAAAAATACAACTTGAAGGTACCTGCGACATTTGATGAATTTAAGCAGGTGGTGAAAACACTCGTAGATCATGGAGTTGCACCGATTGCATTGGGCAATAAAGATCGCTGGACGGGCTCGCTTTGGTACATGTATCTGGCAGACCGTATAGCAGGTAGCGAAACGCTGAAAAAAGCAATTGACGGCTCAGGATCGTTCGATGATCCTGGTTTAATTCAGGCGGCCTCCGAAATTCAGACGCTGGTGGATATGAATGCCTTTAACAAAGGATTTAACGGCTTGTCCAATGATGAAGGAAAATCCGAGTTTATGAACGACAAAGCGGCGATGTATTTGATGGCTACCTGGGAGCTGCCGAATTTTACGACTAATCCCGAAATTCCACAAGCGTTTAAAGATCAAATTGGCTTCTTTAAATTCCCGATGGTTGCAGGCGGCAAGGGCGACGAGAACAGCTGGGTAGGAGGTCCGGGAGTAGGCTTGTTCGTTTCGGAAAATTCCAAAGTGAAAGCAGAAGCCAAAGCATTCGTTGAATACTTCGTAGAAAAATGGGGAGAGCAATCGGTCACACAGGCAGGCGTTATTCCAGCGACAAAAGTGGATACCTCCAAAGAAAAATTGCCCAAGCTGTATGTCGATCTGCTGAATGGGCTGAACGAAGCCAGCAACATTACATTATTCGCTGATGTTCAGATGAAGCCGAATGCGGCACAGGTGCATTTGAATATGATTCAGGCGTTGTTTGGTAAAGCGGTGACACCGCAGCAATTTGCCGACCAGCATAAGGCTGCCATTGAGAAAGGAAATTGA
- a CDS encoding ankyrin repeat domain-containing protein, with protein sequence MDKVQSAKDIRGAIKSGQLDRLRYLLEKEPEMLTWMTPFGTWLHVAAAYGHLEIIEYLINAGIDINAQGGTFSTNALERAATKGHLNIAEYLINQNAEIDTSEPDRNPLFAAIYGGHFEIVRLLVENNIDISTKYSGDNIKDMDAYAFAIERGQTEIAEYLNQKMDEKI encoded by the coding sequence ATGGATAAAGTTCAAAGTGCGAAAGACATTAGAGGTGCTATAAAAAGTGGCCAATTGGATAGGTTAAGATATTTACTTGAGAAAGAACCAGAAATGTTAACATGGATGACACCCTTTGGTACATGGCTACATGTAGCAGCAGCTTATGGACATTTAGAAATAATTGAATATCTAATTAATGCAGGGATAGATATTAATGCGCAGGGTGGAACTTTTTCTACAAATGCCCTTGAAAGAGCAGCTACAAAAGGGCACTTAAATATTGCTGAATATCTCATTAACCAGAATGCTGAGATTGATACTAGTGAGCCAGATAGAAATCCTCTGTTCGCTGCAATATATGGTGGTCATTTTGAGATTGTCAGATTGCTAGTTGAGAATAATATAGATATATCTACAAAATACTCTGGTGACAACATTAAAGATATGGATGCTTATGCATTTGCCATTGAAAGAGGACAAACAGAAATTGCTGAATATTTAAATCAGAAGATGGATGAAAAAATATAG
- a CDS encoding carbohydrate ABC transporter permease, translating to MEKVMSNKLVIALYVLPSLLLLFAVIYVPIVLTGYYGLNQWNGIGPMTFVGLDNYQHLFTDAAFWQSAWHSLLLALFSGISLIGYLVVAMILSGKIKGANLLRKIYLIPMLLSSVAIAQLWLKMYHPTNGVLNSLLASVGVHNPPEWLANPSLVLLALFIPIIWQYAGFYILIYYAGLKNIPETLMEAARIDGASAWQIATRIKLPLLREVINVTIILSIVGSLKYFDLIYVMTDGGPNGASEVMASYMYHQAFRSFDFGYGSATAFALLLICLVATWVIRKVTATSDTIQYS from the coding sequence GTGGAAAAGGTCATGTCCAATAAGCTCGTCATTGCTCTCTATGTGTTGCCTTCCCTGCTGTTGTTATTCGCCGTGATTTATGTGCCCATCGTACTGACCGGCTATTACGGTCTGAATCAGTGGAATGGAATCGGCCCTATGACTTTCGTAGGGCTGGACAACTATCAACATCTGTTTACAGACGCGGCGTTTTGGCAAAGTGCCTGGCATTCGCTGCTGTTGGCCTTGTTTTCAGGTATCAGTCTGATCGGTTATCTGGTCGTTGCGATGATTTTGTCAGGAAAAATCAAGGGAGCGAACCTGCTGCGGAAAATTTATCTGATTCCCATGCTGCTGTCTTCTGTAGCGATCGCTCAATTGTGGCTCAAAATGTATCACCCGACCAACGGAGTGCTGAATTCTTTGCTGGCGTCAGTCGGAGTTCACAACCCACCCGAGTGGTTAGCTAATCCGTCTCTGGTGCTGCTTGCCTTGTTCATTCCGATTATTTGGCAATATGCAGGCTTTTATATCCTGATCTATTATGCCGGACTGAAAAACATTCCCGAAACGCTGATGGAGGCTGCCCGCATCGACGGAGCCAGTGCCTGGCAGATTGCAACTCGTATCAAATTACCTCTGCTGCGCGAGGTAATTAATGTGACGATCATATTGTCGATTGTCGGCTCGCTCAAATATTTTGACCTGATCTACGTCATGACGGACGGTGGGCCAAACGGAGCCAGTGAAGTGATGGCTTCGTACATGTACCACCAGGCGTTCCGCAGCTTCGATTTCGGATATGGTAGCGCTACAGCCTTTGCCTTGCTGCTCATCTGTCTGGTTGCTACGTGGGTGATTCGCAAGGTGACCGCTACTAGTGATACCATCCAGTATTCATAG